The following are from one region of the Carnobacterium gallinarum DSM 4847 genome:
- a CDS encoding NAD-dependent epimerase/dehydratase family protein yields MTKVLVTGGTGFVASWTIKKLLEKSYEVRATIRSENKADNIKSMLTRSGAPIAGLSFAIADLNNSQGWEEAMEGIDYVLHIASPLGSTDPNESSIIETAKNGTIHVVTAALQAKVKKIVMTSSLAAATPLKKVTDKAVDETFWTDPMNPELNAYRRSKVIAEQAAWALVKTQEQTSLTTILPGAIFGPLLDKSHTGSVQFVQTLLKGGTPSAKIDFEIVDVRDLADLHILAMENDKANGQRYIAESENLSMKEIAGILHDNMGEDGKKVSLLTIPNIVLKVAAKVNPALGALTPMLNRKFQHTNHKAKSELSWQPKLGKETIIATGESLIEFKLI; encoded by the coding sequence ATGACTAAAGTATTAGTAACTGGTGGAACAGGATTTGTCGCTAGTTGGACGATTAAAAAATTATTGGAAAAAAGTTATGAGGTTAGAGCAACCATACGGTCAGAAAATAAAGCCGACAATATAAAATCAATGTTAACAAGGAGTGGAGCCCCAATCGCAGGGCTTTCATTTGCTATTGCTGATTTAAATAATAGTCAAGGTTGGGAAGAAGCTATGGAAGGTATAGACTATGTACTGCATATTGCTTCACCATTAGGCTCAACAGATCCAAATGAATCTAGTATTATTGAGACTGCCAAGAATGGCACTATCCATGTAGTTACTGCAGCTCTTCAAGCAAAAGTAAAAAAAATTGTCATGACCTCTTCCTTAGCAGCAGCGACCCCTTTGAAAAAAGTTACAGATAAGGCAGTTGATGAAACCTTTTGGACAGATCCAATGAATCCTGAGTTAAATGCATATCGCCGTTCAAAGGTAATTGCAGAGCAAGCGGCATGGGCGTTGGTCAAAACGCAAGAACAAACTAGCTTAACAACGATTCTTCCAGGAGCTATTTTTGGTCCATTATTAGATAAAAGTCATACAGGTTCTGTTCAATTTGTCCAAACGTTACTAAAGGGTGGAACACCAAGTGCTAAGATTGATTTTGAAATAGTAGATGTACGAGATTTAGCTGATTTGCATATTTTGGCGATGGAAAATGATAAAGCAAATGGACAACGATATATTGCTGAGAGTGAAAATTTATCTATGAAAGAAATTGCTGGGATTTTACATGATAACATGGGAGAGGATGGAAAAAAGGTTTCACTGTTGACGATTCCTAATATTGTGTTGAAAGTTGCTGCAAAAGTAAATCCTGCATTAGGTGCCTTAACACCCATGCTAAATCGAAAATTTCAACACACGAATCATAAAGCTAAATCAGAACTAAGCTGGCAACCAAAATTAGGGAAAGAAACCATCATTGCCACAGGAGAAAGCTTGATCGAATTCAAATTAATTTAG
- a CDS encoding LysR family transcriptional regulator, with protein MALKWLQTFITAAKYSNYSITAEKLYMAQPTVSLHIKNLEKALNTKLFEKNGRNIELTSGGKIFLLTAEKMMEEFNQGLENISHFDQIFNTTYSCATAPSIAINMMPKFCQYLFQYHPKIDLTIDVIKSIEIEREILVNKIDFGLSRIKPKSKNMTYKKILEDRIVLVVSNTSKFSNISFQSLVNNHRMLTNELPYYTEEIIPCIQDHYPQLSTMKLAHSEVIKSFLLQGIGFAFLPHSSIHEELELGLLKIIESTPISDFLVSTIYFCYKKNNHTLIELETIMKQFITSAKLTMN; from the coding sequence TTGGCATTAAAATGGCTTCAAACTTTTATCACTGCTGCTAAGTACAGTAACTACAGCATCACTGCAGAAAAACTATATATGGCTCAACCAACTGTTAGTTTACATATAAAAAATTTAGAAAAAGCTTTAAATACAAAACTATTTGAAAAAAACGGACGGAATATTGAATTAACCTCTGGTGGGAAAATATTCTTGCTTACTGCTGAAAAAATGATGGAAGAATTTAATCAAGGATTGGAGAATATCAGTCATTTTGATCAGATTTTTAATACTACATATTCTTGTGCAACAGCACCTTCTATCGCTATTAATATGATGCCTAAATTTTGTCAGTACTTATTTCAATACCATCCTAAAATTGATTTAACCATTGATGTTATAAAATCAATTGAAATTGAACGTGAAATTTTAGTAAATAAAATAGATTTTGGTTTATCTCGAATTAAACCTAAAAGTAAAAATATGACGTACAAAAAAATTTTAGAAGATCGAATTGTACTAGTCGTTTCAAATACGTCTAAATTCTCTAATATATCTTTTCAATCATTAGTCAATAATCATCGGATGCTAACTAATGAACTTCCTTACTACACGGAAGAAATCATTCCTTGTATTCAAGATCATTATCCACAACTTTCAACAATGAAGTTAGCTCACAGTGAAGTCATTAAAAGCTTTCTTTTACAAGGAATTGGCTTTGCCTTTCTGCCACATAGTTCTATCCATGAAGAATTAGAATTAGGTTTATTGAAAATAATTGAATCGACTCCTATCTCAGATTTTTTAGTTTCAACTATTTATTTCTGTTATAAAAAAAATAACCATACTTTAATTGAACTGGAAACAATTATGAAACAATTTATAACTAGTGCTAAACTAACAATGAACTAA
- a CDS encoding CPBP family intramembrane glutamic endopeptidase: MFAIFIAGMIGVKVLGLHYRDIFLNVEKKQIKWGFLAYFASFILAAASAFLLTALKVPTSGNPITDEFTGDFLTIILRLLTTLPQLLGEELLTILPFLMLLRLLTSYSISEKKAGILALIVTSIGFGLLHLPTYNWNLLQCLLIISLARIPFTLVYMKTKNIYISWLSHVLYDWTVFIVAILTALVMH, from the coding sequence ATGTTTGCCATTTTTATTGCTGGGATGATTGGCGTTAAAGTATTAGGTTTACATTACCGAGATATTTTCTTAAACGTTGAAAAAAAACAGATAAAATGGGGATTTCTTGCCTATTTTGCTAGCTTTATCTTAGCTGCGGCTAGTGCCTTTCTACTCACCGCTCTTAAGGTTCCTACTAGTGGAAACCCAATTACGGATGAATTCACAGGTGATTTTCTCACAATAATTCTGCGTTTACTGACAACGTTGCCTCAGCTTCTTGGTGAAGAATTATTAACTATTTTACCGTTTCTAATGCTCCTACGTTTACTAACAAGCTACTCTATCTCTGAGAAAAAGGCTGGTATTCTTGCATTGATCGTCACTAGTATCGGCTTTGGTTTACTGCATTTGCCAACGTATAACTGGAATTTACTCCAATGCTTACTTATTATTTCCCTAGCAAGAATTCCCTTTACACTAGTTTATATGAAAACCAAGAATATTTATATTTCTTGGCTATCTCACGTTTTATACGACTGGACTGTTTTTATTGTTGCTATTTTGACTGCTTTGGTGATGCACTAA
- a CDS encoding ABC transporter substrate-binding protein produces MKKKKWLFGLIATLGVVGLSACGATSSSTTSSSTTNSNSSSGSTEKNKPVTIEYWHVNADTQGGKTVNELVEGYNNSQNKVKVVAKFNPDMYKGLMQNLQASVASNTIPDVVQVGWAFKDYFSGNFKYTDPADLVKEVDPKNANYFKENFLDNIMNLAKKDNKYVGIPYSISNPVLYINKDLLKAAGLDENGPKTWEEVKEFSKILKEKTNKYGIYIQEPADSWATQALLESNGAQFIKDGKAAFASKEGIAAYQNYQEMVVKDQSALHTTWEQGIQSFIDGNVAMLYTTIAQRNNVQSNVKFNVTAIKSPTWKGKEAKLPAGGAMLAVTSTDKEKRAATWDFLKYLYSVESLAKWTKGTGYVPPRKDVAESEKGLKQFLEENKMMTPAIEQMNGMVNWAAFPGSAGLEAEQKLLDMRDKILSGEDASKIMEQTQKEINDLLK; encoded by the coding sequence ATGAAAAAGAAAAAATGGCTTTTTGGATTGATCGCAACATTGGGTGTCGTTGGATTATCTGCTTGTGGAGCAACAAGCTCTAGTACAACAAGCTCCAGTACAACGAATTCCAACAGTTCAAGTGGTTCAACAGAGAAGAATAAGCCAGTTACAATTGAATACTGGCATGTGAACGCCGATACGCAAGGAGGTAAAACGGTTAACGAGCTAGTTGAGGGATACAATAACTCTCAAAATAAAGTCAAAGTTGTTGCAAAATTCAATCCAGATATGTACAAAGGGTTAATGCAAAACTTACAAGCTTCAGTTGCCTCTAATACAATTCCTGATGTTGTGCAAGTCGGATGGGCATTTAAAGATTATTTCTCTGGAAATTTCAAATACACTGATCCGGCAGATTTAGTGAAGGAAGTCGATCCTAAAAATGCGAATTATTTTAAAGAGAATTTTTTAGATAATATTATGAATTTAGCTAAAAAAGATAACAAATATGTCGGTATCCCTTATTCAATTAGTAATCCCGTGTTATATATAAATAAAGATTTGTTAAAAGCAGCAGGACTTGATGAAAATGGACCTAAGACCTGGGAAGAAGTGAAAGAATTTTCTAAAATCCTAAAAGAAAAAACCAATAAATATGGAATATATATCCAAGAACCCGCTGACAGCTGGGCAACACAAGCACTATTAGAAAGCAATGGAGCCCAATTCATTAAAGATGGTAAGGCGGCTTTTGCCTCTAAAGAAGGGATTGCGGCGTATCAAAACTATCAAGAGATGGTTGTTAAAGATCAGTCGGCATTGCATACGACTTGGGAACAAGGAATTCAAAGTTTTATTGATGGAAATGTAGCAATGCTGTATACAACAATTGCACAACGAAATAATGTTCAAAGTAATGTTAAGTTTAACGTGACAGCTATTAAATCACCGACTTGGAAAGGCAAAGAAGCCAAGTTGCCTGCTGGTGGAGCGATGTTAGCTGTGACGTCGACAGATAAAGAGAAAAGAGCAGCCACTTGGGATTTTCTAAAATATCTGTATAGCGTTGAATCTTTAGCAAAATGGACAAAAGGAACGGGATATGTCCCACCAAGAAAAGATGTAGCAGAATCAGAGAAGGGATTGAAACAATTCTTAGAAGAGAATAAAATGATGACCCCTGCGATTGAACAAATGAATGGCATGGTGAACTGGGCAGCATTCCCTGGAAGTGCTGGCTTAGAAGCTGAACAAAAATTATTAGATATGCGGGACAAAATTCTTTCTGGCGAAGATGCAAGTAAAATTATGGAACAAACACAAAAGGAAATCAATGATTTACTGAAATAA
- a CDS encoding sugar ABC transporter permease — MKKMFQRHLGYIYLLPSLTILTLFVLYPLLYTVYLSFFDWNMVAPVKKFVGIGNYQKVLTDPVFHKVLGNTLIYTIFFILFSCLFPYIVAFLMDVVIVKMKEVYKPIFFVPAVISLVIVSMVFTWILNPVSGPIAIIAKSIGLTMPMWMNLNGWVIAVISWITTWKVFGYNFIVLYSAIVGIDREIIDSAKLDKVPTWKIFLKIVLPMSSSTGIYVLILTVVQGLQYVFTPIKIITKGGPNNGSSNIIYYTYQKAFEMYKVGESSAISVLTLILFILMLVLIFKFIEKGVYYEN; from the coding sequence ATGAAAAAAATGTTTCAACGACATTTAGGTTACATTTACTTGCTTCCCTCCTTAACAATTCTAACATTATTTGTACTATATCCATTACTCTATACCGTTTATCTGAGTTTTTTTGATTGGAATATGGTAGCGCCTGTTAAGAAATTCGTAGGAATTGGGAATTATCAAAAAGTTTTGACAGATCCTGTATTTCATAAAGTTCTTGGCAACACATTAATCTACACCATCTTTTTTATCCTATTTAGCTGTTTATTTCCCTATATAGTGGCATTTTTAATGGATGTTGTGATTGTCAAAATGAAGGAAGTTTACAAACCAATTTTCTTTGTCCCAGCGGTAATTTCTTTAGTGATTGTCTCAATGGTTTTTACTTGGATCTTAAATCCTGTTTCAGGTCCAATTGCGATTATTGCAAAAAGTATCGGTTTAACAATGCCAATGTGGATGAATTTAAATGGTTGGGTTATTGCAGTAATTTCTTGGATTACTACCTGGAAAGTTTTTGGGTATAACTTTATCGTTCTTTATTCAGCGATTGTAGGAATTGATCGAGAAATTATCGATTCAGCAAAGTTGGATAAGGTTCCAACATGGAAAATATTTTTGAAAATCGTGTTGCCGATGAGTAGCTCGACAGGGATTTATGTCTTGATTTTAACCGTTGTTCAAGGACTGCAATATGTGTTTACGCCAATTAAAATTATTACAAAAGGTGGACCAAATAATGGCAGTTCAAATATTATTTATTACACATACCAAAAAGCCTTTGAAATGTATAAAGTTGGTGAATCTTCTGCAATTTCCGTCCTAACCTTAATTCTCTTTATTCTCATGTTAGTTTTGATCTTTAAGTTTATTGAAAAAGGAGTCTATTATGAAAACTAG
- a CDS encoding carbohydrate ABC transporter permease, producing the protein MKTSKQRLVHLLFFIITLGILYPILFIISNSFKPLKEAYNTILNLIPQNFTLDNFTYLFKNLPLLEITWNTFFVATVITVVKLIIAFFAAYSFTYYRIKGKKTIYFLIISTLFIPFTASMIPNYLLIAQLNLIDTSWGVILPQLADAMGIFLLTQTMRGIPVSLLEVAEIDNISQWTIMRKIVFPLSRHAITSTGIWFFITSWNEFVWPVLILKSTERYTLPLAMQTYISSEGGTNFTVAMSISLITMIVPLLLYTLFQKYIIGTFISTGIK; encoded by the coding sequence ATGAAAACTAGCAAGCAACGACTGGTTCATCTTCTATTCTTCATAATTACTTTAGGCATACTTTATCCGATTTTATTTATTATTTCTAATTCCTTTAAACCATTGAAGGAAGCCTATAATACGATTTTAAACTTAATTCCACAAAATTTTACGCTAGACAATTTCACGTATTTATTTAAAAATTTGCCACTTTTAGAGATTACTTGGAATACTTTTTTTGTTGCTACGGTTATAACTGTAGTCAAGCTTATTATTGCGTTTTTTGCAGCATATAGTTTTACGTATTATCGAATCAAAGGTAAAAAAACAATCTACTTTTTAATTATTAGTACGTTATTTATTCCCTTTACGGCATCGATGATTCCTAATTATTTGCTGATTGCTCAATTGAATCTGATTGATACTTCATGGGGTGTGATTTTGCCACAGCTTGCAGATGCGATGGGGATTTTTCTACTAACTCAAACCATGCGAGGAATTCCAGTTAGTTTATTGGAAGTAGCGGAGATTGACAATATTAGCCAATGGACCATTATGCGAAAAATTGTGTTTCCACTTTCCCGTCATGCGATTACATCAACAGGCATCTGGTTTTTTATTACATCATGGAATGAATTTGTCTGGCCAGTGCTTATTTTAAAATCGACTGAAAGATATACGTTGCCTTTAGCGATGCAAACGTATATTAGCTCAGAAGGTGGAACGAATTTTACTGTAGCGATGTCGATCAGCTTAATTACTATGATTGTTCCGTTACTATTGTATACACTATTCCAGAAATATATTATCGGAACGTTTATCTCCACGGGAATTAAATAG
- a CDS encoding ABC transporter ATP-binding protein: MGKTIALKNLSKQYGENPILHEINLTIEAGERIVLLGPSGSGKSTLLRMIAGLEDITSGDLQLDGKKANHLESGARDIAMVFQNYALYPHMTVAENIVFALKANKVPKKEIQHRLEESLEMLGLVPFKNRLPKDLSGGQRQRTALARAVVKRTDYFLLDEPLSNLDVRLRLDARKELVKIHEKYQQTFVYVTHDQIEAMTLAHRIVLLNEGHIQMVDTPENVYNRPNNAFTAAFIGSPGMNLLRGAYENGGIKVANQRVILSEKWQLFLQQQSSTNEVLLGIRPEHLQVSVSQGDLKGEIKYSELLGQNYALTVLVDSLEVTVLSETSKWKIGDNVYLQIKQEKLHFFSTETQLNIGYPAQLEEGETINEISTPFGHPYYE; this comes from the coding sequence ATGGGGAAAACAATTGCATTAAAAAATCTTTCTAAACAATATGGAGAAAATCCAATTTTACATGAAATTAATTTAACTATTGAAGCGGGAGAACGAATTGTTTTACTAGGTCCTTCTGGTTCAGGAAAATCAACTTTATTAAGAATGATTGCAGGCTTGGAGGACATTACTTCTGGTGATTTACAATTAGATGGTAAAAAAGCCAATCATCTTGAAAGTGGTGCAAGAGATATTGCGATGGTGTTTCAAAATTATGCTTTGTATCCTCATATGACGGTTGCTGAAAATATTGTCTTTGCTTTGAAAGCCAATAAAGTTCCCAAAAAAGAGATTCAGCATCGTTTAGAGGAATCTTTAGAGATGCTAGGATTAGTACCTTTTAAGAATCGCCTTCCGAAAGATTTGTCTGGTGGACAACGACAAAGAACGGCATTAGCACGAGCAGTAGTGAAACGTACGGATTACTTTCTGTTAGATGAGCCACTTTCAAATCTAGATGTTCGCTTAAGATTAGATGCTCGTAAGGAGTTAGTTAAGATTCATGAAAAATACCAGCAGACCTTTGTTTATGTTACCCACGATCAAATCGAAGCTATGACTTTAGCTCATCGAATTGTGTTATTAAATGAAGGGCATATCCAAATGGTTGATACACCGGAGAATGTCTATAATCGCCCCAATAATGCTTTTACAGCTGCCTTTATTGGCTCACCTGGAATGAATTTATTAAGAGGAGCTTATGAAAATGGTGGCATAAAAGTAGCCAATCAACGAGTAATCTTGAGTGAGAAGTGGCAATTATTTCTTCAGCAACAATCTTCAACTAATGAAGTGTTGCTAGGGATTCGACCAGAACATTTGCAGGTATCGGTTTCTCAGGGAGATTTAAAAGGGGAGATTAAATACTCTGAATTGCTGGGACAAAATTATGCTCTTACGGTTTTAGTGGATTCGCTAGAGGTGACAGTTTTAAGTGAGACCTCTAAATGGAAAATAGGCGACAACGTTTATTTGCAAATCAAACAAGAAAAATTGCATTTTTTTTCAACAGAAACACAGTTAAATATAGGCTATCCAGCTCAATTAGAGGAAGGAGAAACAATAAATGAGATTTCTACACCTTTCGGACACCCATATTATGAATGA
- a CDS encoding metallophosphoesterase family protein, with the protein MRFLHLSDTHIMNDYQQNKLMNQLFSEDRNPVIYLKNVLQKVAAEKIDFVLITGDLVHEGAKEDYDLFKSIWQDYLPDTPYFFCRGNHDRRDVFADGMGVATNEQNDYIALNEFKGLRIISLDTAQDLHHEGKISIQQMEQLKDWLSVPAEKGTLLLLHHPLAWEEAGIATETPAGFTEIIANSDILGIFVGHIHQGTTASYGGKNQYMTEAISFGVDEFSDESVFTDRTGYNSCSLTENGLVVYQHGLTPKQSILGRIPKPIEGNF; encoded by the coding sequence ATGAGATTTCTACACCTTTCGGACACCCATATTATGAATGATTATCAACAGAATAAGTTAATGAACCAATTATTCAGTGAGGATCGTAATCCTGTTATTTATTTAAAAAATGTTTTGCAGAAAGTAGCTGCAGAAAAAATCGACTTTGTTTTAATTACGGGAGATTTGGTTCATGAAGGAGCAAAAGAAGATTATGACTTGTTCAAAAGTATCTGGCAAGACTATTTGCCTGACACGCCTTATTTTTTCTGTCGTGGTAACCATGATCGAAGAGACGTATTTGCAGATGGGATGGGAGTGGCAACGAATGAACAAAATGATTATATTGCCCTTAATGAATTCAAAGGCTTACGAATTATTAGCTTAGATACGGCGCAAGATTTGCACCATGAAGGGAAAATCTCTATTCAACAGATGGAACAATTAAAAGACTGGTTAAGTGTTCCAGCGGAAAAAGGGACACTGCTTTTGTTGCATCATCCTTTGGCTTGGGAAGAAGCAGGTATCGCAACAGAAACACCAGCTGGATTTACCGAAATAATTGCTAATAGTGATATTCTTGGGATTTTTGTAGGGCATATTCATCAAGGGACAACTGCAAGCTATGGAGGGAAAAATCAATATATGACAGAGGCGATTTCTTTTGGTGTTGATGAATTTTCAGATGAGTCGGTATTTACCGACCGAACAGGGTACAATAGCTGTTCGTTAACCGAGAATGGATTAGTTGTTTATCAGCATGGTTTAACTCCAAAGCAATCGATTTTAGGGCGAATTCCTAAACCTATTGAAGGGAATTTTTAA
- a CDS encoding voltage-gated chloride channel family protein, which yields MWIQKIKEADFLKVSTYLIKWLLYGSVVGALTGALSTLFLNSLATVTELRINYTFLLYFLPVAGALISYSYLKFGKNAVRGNNLVIEQANGGTERVPFRLIPLTLIGTLATHLFGGSAGREGTAVQMGGATADFVGRLFKINQKERRILIICGMSAGFSSVFGTPIAGTLFALEVLALGIFREEALFPSLWAALVANWMAIYLGATHTHYSMGNIPTTTVTLVIKLMFAAILFGLTGRLFSRLTDYLKNKWKEWFPNPVLKSFLGGSFIIVLVLLLGTRDYLGLSLPLLQQAFSGDSAPYAFILKLLFTSVTLSTGFQGGEVTPLFVMGATLGSTLAPILGISIPFLAGLGFIGVFAGATNTPIACFIMGLELFGTDALPYLFLICVISYLFSGNSGIYESQLIHIKKATLFEMNE from the coding sequence TTGTGGATTCAAAAAATAAAAGAGGCGGATTTCCTAAAAGTTAGCACGTATTTGATCAAATGGCTACTTTATGGAAGTGTCGTAGGTGCCTTAACTGGGGCTTTATCTACTCTTTTTTTAAACAGCTTAGCCACAGTTACCGAATTACGCATAAATTATACGTTCTTGCTTTATTTTCTACCTGTCGCTGGCGCATTGATTAGTTATTCTTATTTAAAATTTGGGAAAAATGCAGTTCGTGGCAACAACTTAGTGATTGAGCAGGCAAATGGAGGGACAGAACGGGTTCCCTTTCGCTTGATTCCTTTGACATTAATTGGAACACTTGCCACTCATTTATTCGGTGGCTCCGCTGGTCGTGAAGGAACTGCTGTGCAGATGGGAGGAGCTACCGCTGACTTTGTAGGACGACTGTTTAAAATCAATCAAAAAGAACGGCGCATCTTAATTATTTGTGGTATGAGTGCTGGTTTTAGTTCAGTATTTGGCACACCAATTGCTGGTACATTATTCGCTTTAGAAGTTTTAGCCTTAGGAATTTTTCGTGAAGAAGCACTCTTTCCTAGCCTATGGGCTGCACTTGTTGCAAACTGGATGGCGATTTATCTTGGTGCTACCCATACTCATTATTCAATGGGAAACATACCTACTACAACGGTTACTCTTGTAATTAAATTAATGTTTGCAGCTATTTTATTCGGATTAACTGGACGTTTATTCAGTCGATTAACAGATTATCTTAAAAACAAATGGAAAGAATGGTTTCCAAATCCTGTTTTAAAAAGTTTTTTAGGTGGTTCTTTTATTATTGTATTGGTTTTGCTCCTTGGAACTAGAGATTATTTAGGATTAAGTTTACCTTTACTGCAACAGGCTTTTTCAGGAGATTCTGCGCCCTATGCCTTTATTTTAAAGTTACTCTTTACCTCTGTGACCTTAAGTACCGGCTTTCAAGGTGGCGAAGTCACTCCATTATTTGTGATGGGAGCTACATTAGGGAGTACTTTAGCACCGATTCTAGGAATATCCATTCCTTTTTTAGCAGGTCTAGGTTTTATCGGTGTTTTTGCTGGAGCTACAAATACACCAATCGCTTGTTTTATTATGGGATTAGAACTATTCGGGACAGATGCTTTGCCTTATTTATTTCTAATCTGTGTTATCAGCTATCTATTTTCTGGAAATTCTGGCATCTATGAATCACAATTGATTCATATCAAAAAGGCCACATTATTTGAAATGAATGAATGA
- a CDS encoding ROK family transcriptional regulator: MFINKYVIREQNENVVLAEIIAAKTISRAALAQITGLNKATVSEIVKKLMENQLVNETGIGMSTTSGGRKPILLQFNHQAGLALSIDVGYDSLSSVLTYLDGHILEEKIETSRLMTKETIVHSIEQLVASYQQISPETPYGIIGVTLAIHGIVHENMILFTPYYDLDQLPLHQLLYERLNLPIYLENEANLTAYAEHIFSTLQPNMVSISIHSGIGAGVILNEQLYHGHDGRSGEIGHTILIPNGRPCPCGNHGCLEQYCSEKAILAEFRQETKQPTATTEDFIQALKEGNPFAKKLLNETASYLAIGINNVIALYSPDLVYLNSSLIRKIPTLIPEIQQNSKNVFNQHVPILNSELGAYASLLGGAALSIQKFLHVKKLILVP, encoded by the coding sequence GTGTTTATTAATAAATACGTAATTCGGGAGCAAAATGAAAATGTTGTCCTAGCAGAAATTATTGCTGCCAAAACCATTTCAAGAGCTGCTCTTGCTCAAATAACAGGCTTGAACAAAGCTACAGTTTCTGAGATTGTCAAAAAATTAATGGAAAATCAATTAGTCAATGAAACAGGAATTGGTATGAGTACAACTTCTGGAGGACGCAAACCGATTCTATTGCAATTCAATCATCAGGCTGGTTTAGCACTAAGTATTGATGTTGGCTATGACTCACTGTCTTCAGTACTTACCTATCTAGATGGACATATTTTAGAAGAAAAAATAGAAACTAGCCGCTTGATGACGAAAGAAACAATTGTCCATTCCATTGAACAACTAGTCGCTAGTTATCAACAGATCAGCCCTGAAACACCTTATGGAATTATTGGTGTGACCTTAGCTATTCATGGGATTGTCCATGAAAATATGATTTTATTTACACCTTATTACGACTTGGATCAACTTCCATTACATCAATTATTATATGAAAGATTAAACTTGCCTATCTATCTAGAAAATGAAGCGAATTTAACTGCTTATGCTGAACATATTTTTTCTACCCTTCAGCCAAATATGGTGAGTATTAGCATTCATAGTGGGATTGGGGCTGGCGTTATTTTGAATGAACAGCTTTATCATGGGCATGATGGTCGTAGCGGCGAGATTGGACATACAATTTTAATTCCAAATGGTCGACCTTGTCCTTGTGGCAATCATGGCTGTCTAGAGCAATACTGTTCTGAAAAAGCTATTTTGGCTGAATTTAGACAAGAAACTAAACAACCCACTGCAACTACGGAAGACTTTATTCAAGCTCTTAAAGAAGGGAATCCCTTTGCTAAAAAATTACTTAACGAAACCGCTAGCTATTTAGCAATCGGAATCAATAATGTGATTGCATTGTATAGTCCTGATTTAGTCTATCTCAATAGTTCCTTGATTCGGAAGATTCCGACATTGATTCCTGAAATTCAACAAAATAGTAAGAACGTCTTTAATCAACATGTTCCCATCCTTAACTCAGAACTAGGTGCTTATGCATCCTTGTTAGGTGGCGCGGCCCTCAGTATTCAAAAATTTTTACATGTCAAAAAACTAATACTAGTCCCTTAA